Proteins found in one Pseudomonas marvdashtae genomic segment:
- a CDS encoding GMC oxidoreductase, whose product MTRISTPISEIKEHYDVIVIGSGYGGGIAASRLSRAGRSVCLLERGREIQPGEYPNTLLAATEELQVHDPDGHIGSRTGLFDLHVNAQQNVVVGCGLGGTSLINANVALEAEPGVFEDPRWPLAMREHSDTLLKDGYARAREMLKPTPYPASAPNLPKLDAHKKSADYLKQGAHFYKPPINVTFDKLPNNLNHVGVEQLPCNGCGDCVSGCNNKAKNTTLMNYLPDAWNHGTEIFCQAEVRHLERDGDGWIVHFQYLDSGREMFSAPTLFVRADIVVVSAGTLGSTEIMLRSRDKGLSTSSQLGENMSGNGDILGFGHNCDQVINGIGFGAHSAKELEPVGPCITSVIDMRTEGDWRSRMVIEEGSIPGALGRAMVPSMAAFAEMIGVPTDTGFGASLRYKGREAESFLRGPYYGALHNMQTYLIMSHDNGKGRMVLDHKDQLRIDWSGVGEQENVTLGNERLHQSTKALGGIWVENPIWTKLLKHSIVSVHPLGGCVMGEDAIQGVVNHKGQVFSGASGTDVYPGLYVTDGSVIPTSLAVNPLLTISAVSERNMGLLAADRGWLIDYTLPSAPRKPVAAPTLGVQFTETMKGYFSTAFTQPQGTDLNAYEAAAKRGKADNSPIEFTLTITGADLDRLIKEPEHAATLVGTLDAPLLSSKPLVASNGVFNLFEQYQEQVGVRHMNYDMKLTAEDGSDYFFSAFKTVPEDNGVLNIWHDTSTLYVTLYRGPDKTGAVLGCGVMHILPADFAKQMTTMKVLNARNERERVEALARFGKFFAEILWESYGGVFAGDVYFNPDAPPRLKRPLDAPAPVVHFFQTEDNVELRLTRYQAGSKGPVMLVHGLGVGSNIFSTDTIHTNLLEYLCKHEYDVWLLDLRVSILLPASKNEWNGDQVAQYDFKAAIEQIQQATLARDVQCVVHCYGATTFFMSMLAGLQGVRSVVCSQIAADTVVATATGLKAGLHLPGMLDAIGIKSMTAYADTKESWFNKLYDKALNGYARIEAQGYCTNPVCHRITFMYASLYRHDTLNETLHDNLHELFGESNIQTFEHLALIVRKGHLVDFKGNDVYMPHFDRLKLPICFISGADNQCYLPQSTLKTYERLCEMHGPQLFSRHEVPGYGHIDCMFGKDAVVDVYPIILEHLEKTALG is encoded by the coding sequence ATGACACGGATATCGACCCCCATCAGTGAAATCAAGGAACACTACGACGTCATTGTCATTGGTTCCGGCTACGGCGGCGGCATTGCCGCGTCGCGCCTGTCCCGGGCCGGGCGCAGCGTCTGTCTGTTGGAACGTGGCCGGGAGATCCAGCCGGGCGAATACCCCAACACGTTGCTCGCGGCCACCGAGGAGTTGCAGGTGCATGACCCGGACGGCCACATCGGTTCGCGTACCGGCCTGTTCGACCTGCACGTCAACGCCCAGCAGAACGTAGTGGTCGGGTGTGGCCTGGGCGGCACCTCGCTGATCAATGCCAACGTCGCGCTGGAAGCCGAGCCGGGCGTGTTCGAGGACCCGCGCTGGCCGCTGGCGATGCGCGAGCACAGCGACACGTTGCTCAAGGACGGCTATGCGCGGGCGCGGGAGATGCTCAAACCCACTCCTTATCCGGCATCGGCGCCAAACCTGCCCAAGCTCGATGCCCATAAGAAATCCGCTGATTACCTCAAGCAGGGCGCGCATTTCTACAAGCCGCCGATCAACGTGACCTTCGACAAGCTGCCGAACAACCTCAACCATGTCGGCGTCGAACAATTGCCGTGCAATGGTTGCGGCGACTGCGTTTCGGGCTGTAACAACAAGGCCAAGAACACCACGCTGATGAATTATCTGCCCGACGCCTGGAACCACGGCACCGAGATTTTCTGCCAGGCCGAAGTGCGGCATCTGGAGCGCGATGGCGATGGCTGGATCGTGCATTTCCAATACCTGGACAGCGGTCGCGAGATGTTTTCGGCACCGACGCTGTTCGTGCGGGCCGACATTGTAGTGGTCTCCGCTGGCACGCTGGGCTCCACCGAAATCATGTTGCGCTCACGGGACAAAGGCTTGTCGACGTCCAGTCAACTGGGCGAGAACATGAGCGGCAACGGCGATATCCTCGGCTTCGGCCACAACTGCGACCAGGTCATCAACGGCATCGGCTTCGGTGCGCATTCGGCCAAGGAGCTGGAGCCAGTGGGGCCTTGCATCACCTCGGTGATCGACATGCGCACCGAAGGCGATTGGCGCAGCCGCATGGTGATCGAGGAAGGTTCGATTCCGGGCGCCCTCGGTCGGGCCATGGTGCCGAGCATGGCAGCGTTCGCCGAGATGATCGGCGTGCCCACCGACACCGGTTTCGGTGCCAGCCTCCGGTACAAGGGGCGCGAGGCCGAAAGCTTCCTGCGCGGCCCGTATTACGGCGCGCTGCATAACATGCAGACTTACCTGATCATGAGCCATGACAACGGCAAGGGCCGCATGGTGCTCGACCACAAGGACCAACTGCGTATCGACTGGTCCGGTGTCGGCGAGCAGGAAAACGTTACCCTCGGCAACGAACGCCTGCATCAGAGCACCAAGGCGCTGGGCGGGATCTGGGTCGAGAACCCGATCTGGACCAAGCTGCTCAAGCACAGCATCGTCTCGGTCCATCCGCTGGGCGGTTGCGTGATGGGCGAGGACGCCATCCAAGGCGTGGTCAATCACAAAGGACAGGTGTTCAGTGGCGCCAGTGGCACCGACGTCTACCCAGGGCTTTACGTGACGGACGGCTCGGTCATCCCGACCTCCCTGGCGGTCAATCCGTTGCTGACCATTTCGGCGGTGAGTGAACGCAACATGGGACTGCTGGCGGCCGATCGAGGTTGGCTGATCGACTACACCTTGCCTTCGGCCCCGCGCAAACCGGTGGCGGCGCCGACACTCGGCGTGCAGTTCACCGAAACCATGAAAGGTTACTTCTCCACGGCGTTCACCCAGCCCCAAGGCACCGACCTCAACGCTTACGAAGCGGCAGCCAAGCGCGGCAAGGCCGATAACTCACCCATCGAATTCACGCTGACCATTACCGGCGCCGACCTCGATCGCCTGATCAAGGAGCCGGAGCACGCCGCGACCCTGGTCGGCACCCTCGATGCGCCATTGCTGTCATCCAAGCCACTGGTCGCCAGCAATGGGGTGTTCAACCTGTTCGAGCAGTACCAGGAACAGGTCGGCGTGCGGCACATGAACTACGACATGAAACTGACCGCCGAAGACGGCAGCGACTATTTCTTCAGCGCGTTCAAGACCGTGCCCGAGGACAATGGCGTGCTGAATATCTGGCACGACACCAGCACCCTCTACGTCACGCTTTATCGCGGGCCGGACAAGACCGGCGCGGTGCTCGGCTGCGGTGTGATGCACATCCTGCCGGCCGACTTCGCCAAGCAGATGACCACCATGAAAGTGCTCAACGCGCGCAATGAGCGTGAGCGCGTGGAGGCGCTGGCGCGGTTCGGCAAGTTCTTCGCCGAGATCCTGTGGGAGAGCTACGGCGGGGTCTTCGCCGGTGACGTCTACTTCAACCCGGACGCGCCGCCCCGGTTGAAACGGCCACTGGATGCGCCGGCGCCGGTGGTGCATTTCTTCCAGACCGAAGACAACGTCGAGTTGCGCCTGACCCGCTACCAGGCCGGCAGCAAAGGCCCGGTGATGTTGGTCCATGGCCTGGGCGTGGGCTCGAATATCTTCTCCACCGACACCATTCACACCAACCTGCTGGAATACCTGTGCAAGCACGAGTACGACGTCTGGCTGCTGGATCTGCGGGTGAGCATCCTGCTGCCGGCCAGCAAGAACGAATGGAACGGCGATCAGGTGGCCCAGTACGACTTCAAGGCCGCCATCGAACAGATCCAGCAAGCGACCCTGGCCCGTGACGTGCAATGCGTGGTGCATTGCTACGGCGCGACAACCTTTTTCATGTCGATGCTGGCGGGCTTGCAAGGGGTGCGCTCGGTGGTCTGCTCGCAGATCGCCGCCGACACGGTGGTCGCCACCGCCACCGGACTGAAGGCCGGGCTGCACTTGCCGGGAATGCTCGATGCCATCGGCATCAAATCCATGACGGCCTACGCCGACACCAAGGAAAGCTGGTTCAACAAACTCTACGACAAGGCCCTCAACGGCTATGCCCGGATCGAGGCCCAGGGCTATTGCACCAACCCGGTCTGCCATCGCATCACGTTCATGTATGCGTCGCTGTACCGCCACGACACCCTCAACGAAACCCTTCACGACAACCTGCATGAGTTGTTCGGCGAGTCGAACATCCAGACCTTCGAGCACTTGGCGCTGATCGTGCGCAAGGGGCACTTGGTGGACTTCAAGGGCAACGACGTCTACATGCCGCATTTCGATCGGCTGAAGTTGCCGATCTGCTTCATCAGCGGCGCCGACAACCAGTGCTACCTGCCGCAAAGCACCCTCAAGACCTACGAGCGACTGTGCGAGATGCACGGCCCGCAGTTGTTCAGCCGCCACGAAGTGCCGGGGTACGGTCATATCGACTGCATGTTCGGCAAGGATGCGGTGGTGGATGTGTATCCGATCATCCTTGAGCACCTGGAGAAAACGGCGCTCGGTTGA
- a CDS encoding metallophosphoesterase encodes MSLLHHWEHEFDKVKVRLHGLVTRLEMSWKKLVNDLEPEEFEAIVKLLQRGHDQARHVIDHGDLPDDEPAVPWELAHGLSILKLGNATPLPQKEEDLPTRVLKDGTLLGCRKWELLDLLWSEALLKWIENLRHHAPFATNPALVKMDNDVVLAIAGDWGTGPFDSHAPAVAVANQMQLALADFTIHLGDVYYAGTHSQEDVDMAGWPQGKHGAFTLNSNHEMYSGGHGYFKELAARFPVQQGTSYFALYNDDWLVVGLDSAYASDAMNLYMDGTLNTQQIEWMKTLPKRKKLMVLSHHQGFDISGHNKTALYQPVCDALGREPDYWYWGHLHNGICYAPQGGLHARCAGHGAIPYGTTSELNGHARVLWSETELAGDEAYPERVLNGYVKVQLRGEEIIETFYGEDGSVRWSSSR; translated from the coding sequence ATGTCATTACTGCACCATTGGGAACATGAGTTCGACAAGGTCAAGGTCCGCCTGCACGGGTTGGTCACGCGGCTGGAAATGTCCTGGAAAAAACTCGTTAACGACCTGGAACCCGAGGAGTTCGAGGCCATCGTCAAACTGCTGCAACGCGGCCACGACCAGGCCCGGCACGTCATCGACCACGGTGATCTGCCGGACGATGAACCGGCCGTGCCATGGGAACTGGCCCACGGCTTGTCGATCCTCAAGCTCGGCAACGCCACGCCGTTGCCGCAAAAAGAAGAGGATTTGCCGACCCGCGTGCTCAAGGACGGTACGTTACTGGGCTGTCGTAAATGGGAGCTGTTGGACTTGTTGTGGAGCGAGGCGCTGCTCAAGTGGATCGAAAACCTGCGCCACCACGCGCCGTTCGCCACGAACCCGGCGCTGGTGAAAATGGACAACGACGTGGTACTGGCCATCGCCGGCGACTGGGGCACCGGGCCGTTCGACAGCCACGCCCCGGCGGTGGCGGTGGCCAACCAGATGCAATTGGCCCTGGCGGATTTCACCATCCACCTGGGCGACGTGTATTACGCCGGCACCCATTCCCAGGAAGACGTCGACATGGCCGGCTGGCCCCAGGGCAAGCACGGCGCGTTCACCCTCAATTCCAACCACGAGATGTACAGCGGCGGCCACGGCTATTTCAAGGAACTCGCGGCGCGTTTTCCGGTGCAACAGGGCACCAGCTATTTCGCCTTGTACAACGATGATTGGCTGGTGGTTGGCCTCGACAGTGCCTACGCCTCGGACGCGATGAACCTATACATGGACGGCACCCTCAACACCCAGCAGATCGAATGGATGAAAACCCTGCCCAAGCGCAAGAAATTGATGGTGCTCAGTCATCATCAGGGCTTCGATATTTCCGGACACAACAAGACCGCGCTTTACCAACCGGTGTGCGATGCCCTGGGGCGTGAACCGGACTACTGGTATTGGGGCCATCTGCACAACGGCATTTGCTACGCGCCGCAAGGCGGGCTGCACGCGCGCTGTGCCGGGCATGGTGCGATCCCTTACGGCACCACCAGCGAGCTGAACGGGCATGCGCGGGTGTTGTGGTCGGAAACCGAATTGGCGGGGGACGAGGCGTATCCGGAGCGGGTGTTGAATGGGTATGTGAAAGTGCAGCTGAGGGGGGAGGAGATTATCGAGACGTTTTATGGGGAGGATGGCAGTGTGCGGTGGTCGTCCAGCCGATGA
- the gbcA gene encoding glycine-betaine demethylase subunit GbcA, whose product MDTTTLSLGDPLEPARKATAQMLQERERTFSLPQPFYSDERLFDIDMQEIFQKEWLIAGMTCEIPAKGNYLTLQIGKNPIIVIRGAEGVVHAFHNVCRHRGSRLCTSEKGKVAKLVCHYHQWTYELDGRLLFAGTEMGADFDMKQYGLKPVNVKTAGGYIFISLAENPPAIDDFLSTLNHYMEPYDMENTKVAIQTTLFEKANWKLVLENNRECYHCNASHPELLKTLLEWDDVTDPRADQAFKDHVAASAAAWDAEKIPYAHASFGLRNRIVRMPLLKGTVSMTMDGKQGCAKLMGRIKNPDLGSMRILHLPHSWNHCMGDHIIVFTVWPISAQETMVTTKWIVHKDAVEGVDYDVARMREVWDATNDQDRRLAEENQRGINSTAYQPGPYSKTYEFGVVNFVDWYSERMLNNLGAEPAPYLKGVPVQG is encoded by the coding sequence ATGGACACCACTACCCTGAGCCTGGGCGATCCGCTGGAACCCGCACGCAAGGCCACCGCGCAAATGTTGCAAGAGCGCGAGCGCACCTTCTCGCTGCCGCAGCCGTTCTACTCCGATGAGCGCCTGTTTGATATCGACATGCAGGAAATCTTTCAGAAGGAGTGGTTGATCGCCGGCATGACCTGCGAAATCCCGGCCAAGGGCAACTACCTGACGCTGCAGATCGGCAAGAACCCGATCATCGTGATTCGCGGCGCCGAGGGCGTGGTGCATGCGTTCCATAACGTCTGCCGCCACCGCGGTTCGCGGCTGTGCACCAGCGAAAAGGGCAAGGTCGCCAAGCTGGTCTGCCATTACCACCAGTGGACCTACGAGCTGGACGGTCGCCTGCTGTTCGCCGGTACCGAGATGGGCGCCGACTTCGACATGAAGCAGTACGGCCTCAAGCCGGTGAACGTGAAGACCGCTGGCGGCTATATCTTCATCAGCCTGGCCGAGAACCCGCCGGCCATCGATGACTTCCTGTCGACCCTGAACCATTACATGGAACCCTACGACATGGAGAACACCAAGGTGGCGATCCAGACCACCTTGTTCGAAAAGGCCAATTGGAAGCTGGTACTGGAAAACAACCGCGAGTGCTACCACTGCAACGCCTCGCACCCCGAATTGCTCAAGACCCTGCTGGAATGGGACGATGTCACCGACCCACGGGCCGACCAGGCTTTCAAGGACCACGTGGCCGCTTCCGCCGCCGCCTGGGACGCCGAGAAGATCCCTTACGCCCACGCCAGCTTCGGCCTGCGCAACCGCATCGTGCGCATGCCGCTGCTCAAGGGCACCGTGTCGATGACCATGGACGGCAAGCAAGGCTGCGCCAAGCTGATGGGCCGCATCAAGAACCCGGACCTGGGCTCGATGCGCATCCTGCACCTGCCGCACTCGTGGAACCACTGCATGGGCGACCACATCATCGTCTTCACCGTGTGGCCGATCAGCGCCCAGGAAACCATGGTCACCACCAAGTGGATCGTGCACAAGGACGCGGTCGAAGGCGTGGACTACGACGTGGCGCGCATGCGCGAAGTCTGGGACGCCACCAACGACCAGGACCGTCGCCTGGCCGAAGAAAACCAGCGCGGCATCAACTCCACCGCCTACCAGCCCGGCCCGTACTCCAAGACCTATGAGTTTGGCGTGGTGAACTTCGTGGACTGGTACAGCGAGCGCATGCTCAACAACCTGGGGGCCGAACCGGCGCCGTACCTCAAGGGCGTGCCGGTCCAGGGTTAA
- the gbcB gene encoding glycine-betaine demethylase subunit GbcB, whose translation MSNNFLNPVTTQTWANGRHIVRCVKVIQETWDVRTFCFMADQPIMFFFKPGQFVTLELEIEGQPIMRSYTISSSPSVPYSFSVTIKRVPGGKVSNWLHDTLHEGQELAVHGPVGLFNAIDFSSPKVLYLSGGVGITPVMSMARWYYDTNANVDMTFIHSARSPKDIIYHRELEHMASRIDNFSLHLICEKHGLGEPWAGYRGYLNHKMLELMVPDFLEREVFCCGPTPYMTAVKRLLEAAGYDMKRYHEESFGATPPEARADAVEQAEQAADAPEVDAADLHLVEFTSSGKSIRVGPGETVHAAAAKLGMMIPKACGMGICGTCKVLKLGGEVEMEHNGGITEDDEAEGYILSCCSVPKGDVRIDF comes from the coding sequence ATGTCCAATAACTTCCTGAACCCGGTCACCACCCAGACCTGGGCCAATGGCCGACATATCGTACGTTGCGTCAAAGTCATCCAGGAAACCTGGGATGTGCGCACCTTCTGCTTCATGGCCGACCAGCCGATCATGTTCTTTTTCAAGCCCGGGCAATTCGTCACCCTGGAGCTGGAAATCGAAGGCCAGCCGATCATGCGTTCCTACACGATCTCCAGCTCGCCGTCGGTGCCCTACAGCTTCTCGGTGACCATCAAGCGCGTGCCGGGGGGCAAGGTGTCCAACTGGCTGCACGACACCTTGCACGAAGGCCAGGAGTTGGCGGTGCACGGGCCGGTGGGGTTGTTCAACGCCATCGACTTCTCCAGCCCCAAGGTGCTCTACCTCAGCGGCGGCGTCGGGATTACCCCGGTGATGTCCATGGCGCGCTGGTACTACGACACCAACGCCAATGTCGACATGACCTTTATTCACAGCGCCCGCTCGCCCAAGGACATCATCTACCACCGCGAGCTGGAGCACATGGCATCGCGGATCGACAACTTCAGCTTGCACCTGATCTGTGAAAAACATGGCCTGGGCGAGCCTTGGGCCGGCTATCGCGGTTATCTGAACCACAAGATGCTGGAACTGATGGTGCCCGACTTCCTCGAGCGCGAAGTGTTCTGTTGCGGCCCGACCCCATACATGACCGCGGTCAAGCGTCTGCTGGAAGCGGCCGGCTACGACATGAAGCGGTACCACGAGGAATCCTTCGGCGCTACGCCACCAGAAGCCCGTGCCGATGCGGTGGAACAAGCCGAACAGGCAGCGGACGCTCCCGAAGTCGATGCCGCGGACCTGCACCTGGTGGAATTCACCTCGTCGGGCAAGAGCATCCGCGTGGGGCCGGGAGAAACCGTCCACGCCGCCGCCGCCAAGCTCGGCATGATGATCCCCAAGGCCTGCGGCATGGGCATCTGCGGCACCTGCAAAGTACTGAAGCTGGGCGGGGAAGTGGAGATGGAGCACAACGGCGGGATCACCGAAGACGACGAGGCCGAGGGTTACATCCTGTCTTGCTGCAGCGTGCCGAAGGGGGATGTGCGGATCGATTTCTGA
- a CDS encoding threonine aldolase family protein, which produces MTDKSQQFASDNYSGICPEAWAAMEEANQGHQRAYGDDEWTHRAADDFRALFETDCEVFFAFNGTAANSLALSSLCQSYHSVICSETAHVETDECGAPEFFSNGSKLLVARTENGKLTPESIREIALKRQDIHYPKPRVVTLTQATEVGSVYTPEEIRAISVTCKELGLNLHMDGARFSNACAFLGCSPADLTWKAGVDVLCFGGTKNGMAVGEAILFFNHDLAEDFDYRCKQAGQLASKMRFLSAPWVGLLQNDAWLKHARHANHCAQLLAKLVSDIPGVELMFPVQANGVFLQLSEPAIAALTAKGWRFYTFIGKGGARFMCSWDTEEARVRELAADIREVMSA; this is translated from the coding sequence ATGACCGACAAGAGTCAACAATTCGCCAGCGACAACTATTCCGGCATTTGCCCCGAAGCCTGGGCGGCCATGGAAGAAGCCAACCAGGGCCACCAGCGCGCCTATGGCGATGACGAATGGACCCACCGCGCGGCGGATGATTTCCGTGCCTTGTTCGAAACCGACTGCGAAGTGTTCTTTGCGTTCAACGGCACGGCGGCCAACTCCCTGGCCCTGTCATCGCTGTGCCAGAGTTACCACAGCGTGATCTGCTCGGAAACCGCCCACGTCGAAACCGACGAATGCGGCGCGCCGGAGTTCTTCTCCAACGGCTCCAAGTTACTGGTGGCACGCACCGAAAACGGCAAGCTGACCCCGGAATCAATCCGCGAGATCGCCCTCAAGCGCCAGGACATCCACTATCCCAAGCCGCGCGTCGTGACCCTGACCCAGGCCACGGAAGTCGGCAGCGTCTATACCCCGGAAGAAATTCGCGCGATCAGCGTCACCTGCAAGGAGCTGGGGCTGAACCTGCACATGGATGGCGCTCGATTCTCCAACGCCTGCGCGTTCCTCGGCTGCTCCCCGGCGGACCTGACCTGGAAAGCCGGCGTGGACGTGTTGTGCTTCGGCGGCACGAAAAACGGCATGGCGGTAGGCGAGGCGATCCTGTTCTTCAACCATGACCTGGCCGAAGACTTCGACTACCGCTGCAAACAGGCCGGGCAACTGGCTTCGAAGATGCGCTTCCTCTCCGCGCCCTGGGTCGGCCTGCTACAGAACGATGCGTGGCTCAAGCACGCTCGCCACGCCAATCACTGCGCGCAATTGCTGGCGAAACTGGTGAGCGACATTCCCGGCGTGGAACTGATGTTCCCGGTCCAGGCCAACGGCGTATTCCTGCAATTGTCGGAACCGGCTATCGCCGCGCTGACTGCCAAGGGCTGGCGCTTCTACACCTTCATCGGCAAGGGCGGCGCACGCTTCATGTGCTCCTGGGACACCGAGGAAGCGCGAGTGCGGGAATTGGCGGCGGATATTCGGGAAGTGATGAGCGCCTGA
- a CDS encoding TraX family protein → MSQRDVALDLLKWLALLSMVLDHLRYVGFSVDWLYVPGRLAFPWFCLAMAANLARSGAGTASWRYLGWLLLFSAVSEVPYRLFIPNPVTLNVMPTLVLGLLVARCWQAPTLEARCLAAVALLLAALFSSRLMFGLFGVLLPLAMLLVFRRPWYFALLPGLVCLAANQWRVLYGAAWLGDAVAIWGLVTCLFAPWLGLVILRQAGRVHPPPMRRWAYALYPAHFLLLLAVRQITTGPVLHSI, encoded by the coding sequence ATGAGCCAACGCGACGTTGCCCTGGACCTGCTCAAGTGGTTGGCACTGTTATCGATGGTCCTCGATCATCTGCGATATGTCGGTTTTTCCGTCGATTGGCTCTATGTGCCGGGGCGGCTGGCGTTTCCGTGGTTCTGCCTGGCGATGGCGGCCAATCTGGCGCGCAGTGGCGCCGGCACCGCTTCGTGGCGTTACTTGGGTTGGCTGTTGTTGTTCAGCGCCGTCAGCGAAGTCCCCTACCGTTTATTCATCCCTAACCCCGTCACCTTGAATGTAATGCCAACGCTGGTGCTGGGGCTGTTGGTGGCGCGCTGTTGGCAGGCGCCAACCTTGGAAGCCCGATGCCTGGCCGCGGTGGCGTTGCTGTTGGCGGCGCTGTTCTCGTCGCGACTGATGTTCGGCCTCTTCGGCGTGTTGCTGCCGTTGGCGATGTTGCTGGTGTTTCGCCGGCCCTGGTATTTCGCGTTATTGCCGGGGTTGGTGTGCCTGGCCGCCAATCAATGGCGGGTGCTGTATGGCGCGGCGTGGCTGGGGGATGCGGTGGCTATTTGGGGATTAGTGACTTGCCTGTTTGCGCCATGGTTGGGGCTGGTGATTCTGCGCCAGGCCGGTCGTGTTCATCCTCCGCCGATGCGGCGTTGGGCTTATGCGCTGTACCCCGCGCATTTCCTGCTGTTGCTCGCGGTTCGCCAGATCACCACAGGGCCGGTGCTCCATTCCATTTGA
- the glyA gene encoding serine hydroxymethyltransferase, which translates to MFSKQDQIQGYDDALLAAMNAEEQRQEDHIELIASENYTSKRVMQAQGSGLTNKYAEGYPGKRYYGGCEHVDKVEALAIERAKQLFGADYANVQPHSGSSANSAVYLALLQAGDTILGMSLAHGGHLTHGAKVSSSGKLYNAVQYGIDTTTGLIDYDEVERLAVECKPKMIVAGFSAYSKTLDFPRFRQIADKVGALLFVDMAHVAGLVAAGLYPNPLPYADVVTTTTHKTLRGPRGGLILAKANEEIEKKLNAAVFPGAQGGPLMHVIAGKAVCFKEAAEPGFKAYQQQVIDNAQAMAGVFIKRGYDVVSGGTDNHLFLVSLIRQGLTGKDADAALGRAHITVNKNAVPNDPQSPFVTSGLRIGTPAVTTRGFKVSQCVTLAGWICDILDNLGDADVEANVAQQVAALCADFPVYR; encoded by the coding sequence ATGTTCAGCAAGCAAGACCAAATCCAAGGCTACGATGATGCACTGCTGGCGGCGATGAACGCCGAAGAGCAACGCCAGGAAGATCACATCGAGCTGATCGCGTCAGAGAACTACACCAGCAAGCGCGTGATGCAGGCCCAAGGCAGTGGCTTGACCAACAAGTACGCCGAAGGTTATCCGGGCAAGCGCTACTACGGTGGCTGCGAGCACGTGGATAAAGTCGAAGCCCTGGCCATCGAGCGCGCCAAGCAGTTGTTCGGCGCCGATTACGCCAACGTCCAGCCGCACTCCGGTTCGTCGGCCAACAGCGCCGTGTACCTGGCCCTGTTGCAAGCCGGCGACACCATCCTGGGCATGAGCCTGGCCCATGGCGGTCACCTGACCCACGGCGCCAAGGTGTCGTCCTCGGGCAAGCTCTACAACGCGGTGCAGTACGGCATCGACACCACCACTGGCCTTATCGACTACGACGAAGTCGAGCGCCTGGCGGTTGAGTGCAAACCGAAAATGATCGTCGCCGGTTTCTCCGCTTACTCCAAGACCCTGGATTTCCCACGTTTCCGCCAGATCGCCGACAAGGTCGGCGCGCTGCTGTTCGTCGACATGGCCCACGTCGCCGGCCTGGTTGCCGCTGGCCTGTACCCGAATCCGCTGCCGTACGCCGACGTGGTCACCACCACCACCCACAAGACCCTGCGCGGTCCACGTGGCGGCCTGATCCTGGCCAAGGCCAACGAAGAAATCGAGAAGAAGCTCAACGCCGCCGTATTCCCCGGCGCCCAGGGCGGCCCGCTGATGCACGTGATCGCCGGCAAGGCGGTGTGCTTCAAGGAAGCGGCGGAGCCTGGCTTCAAGGCTTATCAGCAGCAGGTGATTGATAACGCCCAGGCCATGGCTGGCGTGTTCATCAAGCGCGGCTACGATGTAGTGTCCGGCGGCACCGATAACCACTTGTTCCTGGTCAGCCTGATCCGTCAAGGCTTGACCGGCAAGGACGCCGACGCCGCCCTGGGCCGCGCCCACATCACCGTCAACAAGAACGCCGTGCCGAACGACCCGCAGTCGCCGTTCGTGACCTCGGGCCTGCGTATCGGCACCCCGGCGGTGACCACCCGTGGCTTCAAGGTCAGCCAGTGCGTCACCCTGGCCGGCTGGATCTGCGACATTCTCGACAACCTCGGCGATGCCGATGTCGAGGCCAATGTCGCGCAGCAAGTGGCGGCCCTGTGCGCGGACTTCCCGGTTTATCGCTGA